The Acomys russatus chromosome 1, mAcoRus1.1, whole genome shotgun sequence genome has a window encoding:
- the LOC127192268 gene encoding coiled-coil-helix-coiled-coil-helix domain-containing protein 2-like: MSPLASQAPQMRAAPRRAPAFQPPATSAPSAVVSPAAAPWQPGLMTQMATTAASMAVGSAVGHTLGRTITGGFSGGGNTELAKPDITYQEPQGSQLLRQWSCGPCSLEIKQFLEFAQNPREVKLCESFKEVLWLCRYFNC, from the coding sequence ATGAGCCCTCTGGCTAGCCAAGCCCCTCAAATGAGGGCTGCTCCCAGAAGAGCACCTGCATTTCAGCCTCCAGCAACAAGTGCACCCTCTGCAGTTGTCTCACCTGCAGCTGCACCCTGgcagccaggcctgatgacccAGATGGCAACCACTGCAGCAAGTATGGCTGTGGGCTCTGCGGTGGGGCACACCTTGGGTCGCACCATTACTGGGGGCTTCAGTGGAGGAGGTAACACTGAGCTTGCAAAGCCTGACATCACTTACCAGGAGCCTCAGGGATCCCAGTTGCTGCGCCAGTGGTCTTGTGGGCCTTGCTCTCTTGAGATCAAGCAGTTTCTGGAGTTTGCCCAGAATCCGAGAGAGGTCAAGCTGTGTGAGAGCTTCAAAGAGGTGCTGTGGCTGTGCAGATATTTTAATTGCTGA